The DNA region CTtggaaaattaataaaatttttgcgttgaatttattcaaatttattcaagatTTGCGACAGACTTGTATCGTCCTGTATtcaaaaaattgtgttttgtatAACTTGTAATGATGTACGTTACtcttatataaataaaaaaaaataagtagatTTTTAACCTACCTATTTTATGAATATTCCCGTACCTTCCTGGTTGATCATGAAGAACTGTTGAGACTGAAGACGCCAGCGATAATTCAAAGCTTTTGAACAGAGGCATGATTGATTTGCCCATGCGCCTGTTTATTTTCAactctctatctctctctcaATGGCGACTATAATACTCTGTTCTGTTATGATATTATTTGGCCAACAATAACAGATTGATTGTTGTATTTGGTTATTTCCAGTGCTAGGAGCCGTTTCCATGGACTATCCCCTTAACTGGGTAAGTTTGCCTGCTATTGGGACACAAGTCCTCTAAGTTTGGCCTGTCTCCGTTCGCCTCATCGATGTCGATCGAAAAGTGCTTCTAATTGAGTCGCAAATATATACATATTAAGTCACACCGCACTATATCCCTTTTAGGCTCACCAGCAGGACCGAAAAGCTGAGGCTTTGGTCAACCACAGGAAATTTGCCGATGCCATAATTTGTCATCAAAAGGCATCAGGTAAGGTTTAAAGGGATCAAGTAATAAAATGTTACATAGACGACAACGTGACCGTCGACTTACTGTGCATTGATTGACCTTGAGTGTGTAAGTCAATTGTACCTGTAATGCAACATACCATGTCGAATGATAGGAGTTATGTGATAACCAGAATTATTCACACAAATGTTTTGGCTCATACTTAAGAGCTGTTGGAGGAAAGATGCATAGATGATGTGAACATGcacaacattttattttttatcatataaagcAGATGTATCCcatgttgccatgggtctgtACAACAACAGATTACAGAAGAGGCTTGAATGGGGTAACAACATCAGAGACACACTTGGCTGCCACTTGttccacttttttgttcttaccacaatTTGTTAATTGGAATATTGAGACTCACAACACTCTGGTAATAATCTATTTGATCTCCCTATTCTCACCCAAAGAATGTTGTTGcaagaaattatttaattataagaaaaaaaagaaggattATAAAATATGCTTAATTTTGATAGTTACTGCTAGGTAATACTTTCATAACTAGTATTTTTTTATGTACCAGAATATATGAGAGATTTCATgtcaattattttcttttgaaatttgtttgataatttagAATTCCTCCAGGAGGCTATGAAGATGACTCAAGTGAAACAGGTAAAAACTTATTAACCACataaaatttgtcattcttcttactgtcaaccatacaactattattttctttatattcaatatttatctggttgatattgtattgatattgtaaggagaaattctgtcttggtcactcatgggagttaaagggttacgaGACGAAAATGATACTTTAAACATGAAGTCCTGCTATAAGTAGATTGGTCCCTTGCTTTCAGCTCAAATGCATTTTACTCCATGGTAATATTACACTATGGCAAAgcaaatcatttaaaatttaccatcacAAATAAAGATGGTTTCAATTAGAGAAAGGAGATACAAACCTCAAATAATTCTTCCTTTGTGATAAAAATGTATAAACTTATCAAAGCTTTTGAGAAATCTGTCTGCTGTTCTCTTGCTTTGGGTCAGCTGCAGCTCAAGCTGTTTTGAATGTAGTGGTTGGTATGTCACAATGATTGATTAACAAACAATCCAGAGCTACCTAAGGCATCTCTCCTTTTATGGTGCACCTTTGCATTTAAGCAGTCCTCCTAGCTTAGGAGTTTCAATAGCAGGCAGGTACTAGGTAGATCTTCTTGCTTGAAACACACTGGCTACCTGTTTGTAGCTTTTATACAAACATCATTTTACTCCTAATGATCATATAATTTAGTCAAAAGTGATCAAATTGGTTGAGTTCTAGTATCAGCGGAGGCACATAATTTGCAATAGACCTCACACTGCAGGAAAATCCAATTTCAAATGTCTGAAACTACAAAATTTCCAAGGGAAGTCCAGACCTCCCATTTAATGAGAAGCCAATCCCTGGTGTTTGACTAGATCTTATGGTCAAACTGGTTCTAGGcatcttcttcttttgtttgtttgtttttctggtgactaattttattttattgaacttTGCCAAACAGTTACTTTGGAAAAGTCGAGCTTTGAGACGTGGTAAATGATTTCAGTTTTCCAGTGTGACAATGATTTAATTCAAGTTATTTTGTCTCCTTCAACTAGGCATTAGTTTCCTTGCAGTTACAGATAAACAGTCATTGTCGACAGCAAAGAGtcctgaaagaaaaatggaagcAATGTCAAATTGAGCAAGAGAGAAGAAAACAAGAGCAGGTGAAAATATTGCAAGAAAGGCAAAATCAGGAAGCTgttcaaagtgaaatttcatcaaaattagAGGAGAAGACTTCTAATGAATCAGTTGATGGGAAAGATAATACAGAATGTTCACAATCAAGTAGCTTGGTAATATCTGCAGAGAACTTTTCAGTATCATCCACAAGTTCATCTTCTGATTGTGCTGCTTCTAGAGATGAAAAATCAGTTGTAAAAGATCTTGAAGGACAAGTCAGTGAATTGCAAATGCAGGTTCTTTCCCTCAGTCAGGATTTGGAGGACTCTAACAGAGAGAACTCAAGACTAAGGAAAGCTCTGGACAATGTACGACAATTTATACGGTTCAAATTTGGTTATGACCTTGAGGATGAAATGTTTGCCATTAATCTTATCAAGAGCCAGAAGGAAACTGACTCTGAGGCAATTTCTCATGATACAGAATTAAATATACCAGCTAAAAATGACAAAAGGATTGCATATGTACAGTCTGATAAGGATTATGAAGAGTCAGACcaagaaattaaagaacttgaagaaattaaagaacttagagaaattaaagaacttgaagaaattACAGATTGTGAAGAAGATATATCTCTTCCACCCTTAGAGACTCCCCAATTTACCTATGAAAGTGCAGAAGGACATGAAGAAACCACTTAATTTAGCCTGAGTTATGAAAAGATAGCCAGGGTTTGAGTGTTGGATTTGAACTTGTGTCAACCAAATTTAATAATTTGGCCCACATATTTTAGGCCTGTCATTTTGAATCTCTGCTATTACAGGTATTCTCAAAGGTAAACAAACATCAAAGGAAGACAAGATCTTTAAACTAAACCTTTCCTTTGGTTATTCCTTTTTTCATCTACCCTGGAAATCCAtgtgttctttaatttttcagcAACCCAATTAGGAAGTAGCTGAATATTTTGGTGTGGTGGAATCTCACTTAATTCAAATAGAAAAGCTAACATGTTCTGATTGTTAGGTAGATATGGCTTACCAGTAAATACACTGTTATTGCTTTCAAAgttcttatatttttttaacacaaataTTTGTAGTTTTTGAGTcacaatacaaaataaataaaatatgttAACAGAGACCATGTTTTTAAATACAAAGGACCTTAAATATAGATGATGGGTGCAATGAGATGACTCATTCAGAAGCTGAAACAACTTAAAGCTGTTGAGAAAAACATATCAACCCTTAATGGATTTTAAACCAACTTTTAATGGCCATCTTTTAAAACTTGATGTCCTTCTTGTCCAGTAAAAGTAAGCCCAGGCCAGAACTAGAAATGTTcatgataaaaatgatttggAACAAGCAGGGGTCATTAGCA from Pocillopora verrucosa isolate sample1 chromosome 1, ASM3666991v2, whole genome shotgun sequence includes:
- the LOC131799784 gene encoding nuclear receptor-binding factor 2-like yields the protein MDYPLNWAHQQDRKAEALVNHRKFADAIICHQKASEFLQEAMKMTQVKQALVSLQLQINSHCRQQRVLKEKWKQCQIEQERRKQEQVKILQERQNQEAVQSEISSKLEEKTSNESVDGKDNTECSQSSSLVISAENFSVSSTSSSSDCAASRDEKSVVKDLEGQVSELQMQVLSLSQDLEDSNRENSRLRKALDNVRQFIRFKFGYDLEDEMFAINLIKSQKETDSEAISHDTELNIPAKNDKRIAYVQSDKDYEESDQEIKELEEIKELREIKELEEITDCEEDISLPPLETPQFTYESAEGHEETT